A genomic stretch from Mesotoga sp. Brook.08.105.5.1 includes:
- a CDS encoding ATP-binding protein, which produces MNESLLNELSEGILMVDEGLVISYANLSAKKLLGEIEGSALPDALHVQGISNIVDSFISGSHYCTDTVFVKDETTHYLKIKVSPPYVIARNITSEKLFESAKMDFVNSIVHEFSTPLAVINGYVQLLIEKNKELPAEVSETIDRIARSTNRLSRLVEELGILSNLELQNYRVKIETVNLRELVDEAVFDLEGKWSRKKLKIITDVSQNIYAAVDSMLLFRVISNLISNAVKYSSVGNTIEVSSRENGSKVYVSVKDNGIGIKSEELPRIFERFYRASNARTSGSSGLGLGLSLVKHALNLINGTIDVRSRYMMGTTATIAFPKNM; this is translated from the coding sequence GTGAACGAATCATTGCTCAACGAACTCAGTGAAGGAATCCTAATGGTCGATGAAGGCCTGGTTATATCGTATGCGAACTTATCGGCCAAAAAGTTACTAGGCGAAATCGAGGGATCGGCTCTTCCCGATGCTCTTCATGTTCAGGGGATTTCGAACATAGTAGACAGCTTCATCTCTGGATCTCATTACTGTACAGATACGGTATTTGTTAAAGACGAGACAACCCACTATTTGAAGATCAAAGTCTCACCGCCTTACGTGATTGCCAGAAATATAACAAGTGAAAAGTTGTTTGAGAGTGCCAAGATGGACTTTGTAAATTCTATTGTTCACGAGTTTTCGACACCTTTGGCAGTTATTAACGGATATGTACAGCTACTGATTGAGAAGAACAAAGAGCTACCAGCTGAAGTATCGGAAACGATTGATAGGATTGCAAGGTCGACGAACAGGCTTTCTAGACTTGTCGAGGAGCTCGGTATTCTGTCGAATCTTGAATTACAGAACTATAGGGTGAAAATCGAAACGGTTAATCTTAGAGAATTGGTAGACGAAGCTGTATTTGACCTCGAAGGCAAGTGGAGTCGAAAGAAACTTAAGATTATCACTGATGTATCTCAAAACATATACGCTGCGGTGGATTCCATGCTCCTCTTCAGAGTCATATCTAATCTCATCTCTAATGCGGTAAAGTATTCTAGCGTAGGAAACACGATAGAAGTGAGTTCTCGTGAGAATGGATCAAAGGTATATGTGTCTGTTAAAGACAACGGCATAGGAATAAAGAGCGAAGAGCTGCCGAGGATTTTCGAGAGATTCTATCGCGCAAGCAACGCAAGGACTTCCGGATCATCAGGGCTTGGACTGGGGCTCTCGCTCGTCAAACATGCACTTAACCTCATAAACGGTACAATAGATGTTAGGTCGAGATACATGATGGGAACTACAGCTACTATCGCCTTTCCAAAGAACATGTAG
- a CDS encoding response regulator transcription factor, protein MKVLIVDDDIDILNIVRTACESESMETFTAASAEELWAALRAGRPDVILLDIMLPDANGLDLVKKIRIKHPRIPIIFLTARKSDLDMILGLELGADDYVTKPFNPRALVARIKAVMRRSELSGTLDENLAIGEAIVNLKSYTVTKNGRTEELTRREFELLKLLAENPGRVFTREELLDKVWGIDFFGDFRTVDVHISKLREKIGEGFIRTVRGVGYKFALGDQK, encoded by the coding sequence TTGAAGGTATTGATTGTAGACGATGACATCGATATTCTGAACATTGTTAGGACAGCTTGCGAAAGCGAGAGTATGGAGACTTTCACAGCCGCAAGTGCAGAGGAACTCTGGGCAGCTCTTCGGGCAGGAAGACCAGACGTAATATTACTTGACATTATGCTGCCCGATGCAAACGGTCTTGATCTTGTGAAGAAGATCAGGATTAAGCATCCAAGAATTCCTATAATCTTCTTGACTGCAAGGAAATCGGACCTTGACATGATACTCGGATTGGAACTAGGTGCCGATGACTATGTCACAAAGCCTTTTAATCCGCGGGCTCTCGTAGCGAGAATAAAGGCCGTAATGAGGAGAAGCGAGCTATCCGGCACATTGGACGAGAATCTTGCAATAGGCGAGGCCATTGTGAACCTGAAATCGTACACCGTTACCAAGAACGGCAGGACCGAAGAACTCACCAGACGTGAATTCGAGTTGCTAAAGTTGCTAGCGGAGAATCCCGGGAGGGTTTTCACACGAGAAGAGCTGCTGGATAAGGTGTGGGGGATTGATTTCTTCGGAGACTTTAGAACTGTAGACGTACACATCAGCAAACTAAGAGAAAAAATCGGAGAAGGGTTCATTCGGACAGTAAGGGGAGTGGGCTACAAATTTGCACTAGGGGATCAGAAGTGA
- the phoU gene encoding phosphate signaling complex protein PhoU: protein MTPERQRHLEAGFNRLKSMLSDMMENVRSSIQKAIDALDRLDGDLARTVIENDEVIDDLQRKMDTEICNYIGRFQPLAEDLRYVLTMMKLATDLERIGDLAVNIAEVAVRYENQTLVKPLIHIKKMTAVVEKMLEEVIDAYYDKDTEAAKGVWTEDSKVDEYYLYIKREVRDKLISMSDSGAIGQLLDLLLVSRFLERAGDHATNIAEEIYYIKKGESLKEEMRR, encoded by the coding sequence ATGACACCAGAAAGACAAAGACATCTTGAAGCGGGATTTAACAGGCTCAAATCAATGCTTTCTGACATGATGGAGAACGTAAGATCCAGTATTCAGAAAGCCATCGATGCGCTGGATAGACTTGATGGCGACCTTGCAAGAACTGTTATCGAAAACGATGAAGTTATTGATGACTTGCAGAGAAAAATGGATACGGAAATCTGCAATTACATTGGCCGATTTCAACCTCTGGCAGAAGACCTCAGGTATGTTCTGACGATGATGAAATTGGCTACTGATCTAGAAAGGATAGGCGATCTTGCTGTAAATATTGCTGAAGTTGCAGTTAGGTACGAGAACCAGACTCTGGTCAAGCCCCTCATTCACATAAAGAAGATGACTGCCGTGGTAGAAAAGATGCTGGAAGAGGTAATTGACGCTTATTACGACAAGGATACGGAAGCTGCCAAGGGAGTTTGGACTGAAGACAGTAAGGTTGACGAATACTATCTTTACATCAAGAGGGAAGTGAGAGACAAGCTGATAAGCATGTCTGACTCCGGCGCAATTGGTCAGCTTCTTGACCTGTTGCTAGTATCAAGATTTCTGGAAAGAGCCGGAGACCATGCAACGAATATCGCTGAAGAGATCTACTACATAAAAAAGGGTGAGAGTCTTAAGGAGGAAATGCGACGTTGA
- the pstB gene encoding phosphate ABC transporter ATP-binding protein PstB produces MTEPIFKIKNLNVFYGEKHALKEVTCDIPQRKVTAVVGPSGCGKSTFLRVLNRMNDLIPSYRHTGSVKLLGDEILDMDPVLLRKHIGMVFQKPNPFPKTIQENVTYGPRIHGIRNRQVLREITEKSLKQAALWDEVKDELKKNAANLSGGQQQRLCIARALSVEPDVLLLDEPTSALDPIATQRIETLIEELSEKYTIVIVTHNLQQALRISDYVMFFYVGELVEFDTTEKITSNPKDQRTSDYLRGIFS; encoded by the coding sequence ATGACTGAACCAATATTCAAAATAAAAAACCTAAATGTCTTCTATGGCGAGAAGCATGCTCTTAAAGAAGTTACCTGTGATATACCTCAGAGAAAGGTAACTGCAGTAGTAGGTCCGTCAGGTTGTGGGAAATCGACCTTTCTGAGAGTTCTAAACCGAATGAACGACTTAATTCCTTCATACAGGCATACCGGTTCTGTCAAGCTCTTAGGCGATGAGATTCTAGATATGGATCCTGTATTACTCAGGAAACATATCGGAATGGTATTTCAGAAGCCAAATCCCTTTCCGAAGACAATACAGGAAAACGTCACTTACGGCCCAAGAATTCATGGCATTAGGAACCGCCAAGTTCTGCGTGAAATAACCGAGAAATCACTAAAGCAAGCTGCTCTATGGGACGAAGTCAAAGATGAACTGAAGAAGAATGCAGCAAATCTGTCGGGAGGTCAGCAGCAAAGACTCTGCATAGCAAGGGCTCTTTCTGTAGAACCCGACGTCCTTTTGTTGGACGAACCGACAAGCGCTCTTGACCCTATTGCTACTCAGAGAATAGAAACGTTAATAGAAGAACTCTCTGAGAAGTATACTATTGTTATAGTAACCCACAATTTGCAGCAGGCGCTGAGGATCTCGGATTATGTTATGTTCTTTTATGTTGGAGAGTTAGTGGAGTTTGATACGACGGAAAAGATTACCTCAAATCCCAAGGATCAAAGGACAAGCGACTATCTGAGAGGAATCTTTAGTTGA
- the pstA gene encoding phosphate ABC transporter permease PstA, which translates to MIIDRIAKIVFGIISYLLVTIILLIVGFLILSGLDDINLEFLTSFPRNSMTEGGIWPSILGTVYFLSIALLFSVPVGILAAVYLSEYSKENRLQRLVLTANNILAGIPSVVFGMFGLSLFSITFGFGTSLIAGGLTLGIMSLPYIISNTHESLVAVPKSYREASMALGANKAETTFKIVIPASSSRILTGVIIAIGRIIGETAPLLFTGAAFYITRNPSSPFEPAMALPTHIFVLSAIYPDNVTPKLEGSVSVLLIIVVALFMSVAIRRRRESRKMEG; encoded by the coding sequence ATGATAATAGATAGAATTGCGAAGATAGTTTTCGGAATCATATCCTATCTTCTGGTGACCATAATTCTTTTAATCGTAGGATTCCTAATACTGTCTGGTCTAGATGATATAAACCTGGAGTTTCTGACTTCATTTCCAAGAAACTCAATGACCGAAGGCGGAATCTGGCCTTCAATACTGGGGACTGTTTATTTCCTGTCGATAGCTCTTCTTTTCTCGGTACCTGTTGGGATACTCGCAGCAGTATATCTCAGTGAGTATAGTAAGGAGAATCGTCTGCAGCGCCTAGTGTTGACAGCAAACAACATTCTTGCCGGAATACCTTCCGTCGTCTTCGGAATGTTCGGCTTGTCGCTTTTCTCGATCACCTTTGGATTCGGAACTTCACTCATTGCAGGAGGCCTGACACTCGGAATTATGTCACTTCCGTATATAATCTCCAATACTCATGAAAGTCTTGTAGCGGTCCCGAAGTCATACAGAGAAGCATCGATGGCCTTGGGCGCCAATAAAGCCGAAACAACCTTCAAAATTGTTATACCTGCATCCTCTTCAAGAATACTTACCGGAGTAATCATCGCAATTGGAAGAATAATTGGTGAGACCGCACCGTTGCTTTTCACGGGAGCTGCCTTCTATATAACTAGAAATCCTTCAAGTCCTTTTGAACCAGCGATGGCTCTGCCTACACATATATTTGTTTTATCTGCGATTTATCCTGACAATGTAACTCCGAAGTTGGAGGGAAGCGTATCAGTTCTCTTGATCATCGTGGTGGCGCTGTTCATGTCGGTTGCAATCAGGAGAAGAAGGGAATCTCGGAAGATGGAGGGATGA
- the pstC gene encoding phosphate ABC transporter permease subunit PstC — MSRKRIDLFSRVLVTGAALLTMVILFGIFFFLISDGVRVFGKISLREFFLSTRWYPTYEDAEFGILALLSGTLAVTGLTLLISIPLGFISAIFLAEFGNRKTHDFLKYVFELTAGIPSVVLGSFGLKYISKWLMDLFPMKVWTGLNILNASLMLSVLAIPYFVTLIEDALKAVPVDQKEASLALGANMTSTLFRVLIPQARSGILNAIILGTNRIIGETMVVLMIAGGATMIPQSIFDPVRPLTAAIAGEMGEVELASTHYFALFMIGVVLLMISLIFTVTAMRLKRGMRR; from the coding sequence TTGAGTAGGAAGAGAATTGACCTTTTCTCAAGAGTGTTGGTAACGGGCGCTGCCCTACTGACAATGGTTATTCTGTTCGGAATATTCTTCTTTCTGATATCTGATGGAGTCAGAGTCTTTGGAAAGATATCTTTGAGAGAGTTCTTTCTCAGCACTCGCTGGTACCCAACGTACGAGGATGCCGAATTCGGCATCCTCGCTCTCTTATCCGGAACGCTTGCAGTCACCGGGCTTACATTGCTTATCTCTATCCCGTTGGGGTTCATATCCGCTATTTTCCTTGCGGAGTTCGGAAATAGGAAGACACACGATTTCCTGAAGTATGTATTTGAACTTACGGCGGGAATACCTTCAGTAGTACTGGGAAGTTTTGGTCTCAAATATATTTCCAAATGGTTGATGGACCTATTCCCGATGAAAGTGTGGACCGGACTGAATATTTTGAATGCCTCTTTGATGCTTTCTGTTCTTGCAATACCTTATTTCGTAACTCTGATAGAAGATGCGTTGAAAGCCGTCCCAGTGGATCAGAAAGAAGCCTCACTGGCACTCGGCGCCAATATGACCTCAACTCTTTTCAGGGTGCTCATTCCCCAGGCCAGAAGCGGAATTCTCAACGCAATCATTCTTGGAACGAATAGAATAATTGGAGAGACAATGGTTGTCTTGATGATTGCTGGGGGGGCAACCATGATTCCACAATCAATCTTCGATCCTGTAAGACCCCTAACAGCTGCAATAGCAGGTGAAATGGGAGAAGTGGAGCTAGCAAGTACTCATTACTTCGCCCTCTTCATGATAGGAGTAGTCCTTCTGATGATATCTCTTATCTTCACAGTTACGGCAATGCGCTTAAAGAGAGGAATGAGAAGATGA
- a CDS encoding PstS family phosphate ABC transporter substrate-binding protein — protein MKSFVTVFVLLMLVGTAFGSTLVIKGSNTVYPVAQLWAEAYKEINPDAEISIEGAGSSTGIKALFNGQTDIANSSRWIKSSEIEQMNKEGKYFIPFIVAYDGIAIVVNKSLEIENITVQQLYDIYSGKVTTWNQIDSSLPKVRIVPLSRDNASGTFEYFVEHVMKGEKLAPQVQQLASTRAEVEQVMQNRYAIGYIGMGYITEDVKALTVENIEPTVANVNSGAYPISRPLFMFVDATNGLPTGVTGDFLRFALSPEGQSAVLSVGYVNAYGIE, from the coding sequence ATGAAGAGTTTCGTTACTGTATTTGTTTTGCTCATGTTAGTCGGAACGGCATTTGGTTCTACTCTTGTTATTAAGGGCTCAAACACTGTTTATCCTGTCGCACAGCTGTGGGCCGAAGCCTACAAAGAAATCAACCCGGATGCAGAGATATCGATTGAGGGTGCGGGGTCTTCAACCGGTATAAAAGCTCTGTTCAACGGGCAGACGGACATCGCAAACTCCAGTCGATGGATCAAGAGCTCGGAGATCGAGCAGATGAACAAAGAAGGTAAGTACTTCATTCCCTTCATCGTTGCATACGATGGAATAGCAATAGTTGTCAATAAGTCTCTTGAGATTGAAAACATAACTGTTCAACAGCTTTACGACATTTACTCGGGTAAGGTGACCACATGGAATCAAATCGATTCTTCGCTGCCAAAAGTGCGAATAGTACCCCTGTCCAGAGACAATGCATCGGGAACATTCGAGTACTTCGTTGAGCACGTAATGAAAGGCGAAAAGTTAGCGCCACAGGTTCAGCAGCTTGCATCGACGAGGGCCGAAGTTGAACAGGTTATGCAAAATCGCTACGCCATTGGTTATATCGGAATGGGATACATCACCGAAGATGTGAAAGCTCTTACAGTAGAGAATATTGAACCGACCGTAGCTAACGTAAACTCCGGTGCATACCCAATATCAAGGCCGCTATTCATGTTTGTTGATGCAACCAACGGACTCCCCACCGGTGTTACAGGAGACTTCTTGAGATTCGCTCTTTCACCTGAAGGCCAGTCGGCGGTTCTCAGTGTGGGCTATGTAAACGCTTACGGCATAGAGTAG